Proteins co-encoded in one Pseudarthrobacter chlorophenolicus A6 genomic window:
- a CDS encoding glycosyltransferase, with the protein MSADQSSGDPLNDAADLPRVSVVIPAYNEESVIRQCLIAAIYQSVPAHEIIVVDNLSTDRTAAIVRQMQLEYPESPILLLTQDSEQGLIPTRNFGLDHATGDVLGRIDADSVVEPDWVEQVQKAFQDHSVQAATGPVVYYDMPMRRFGLKADDKMRQLMLKLAKQQYHFLFGSNMALRSTAWNTIRAETCRDEKDEMHEDIDLSLHLAEHDLKVQYWPQMVSGMSARRLEDSPRDYRYYVTRFDRTYKAHNVKKMALKAPMVVFFSVYFPAKLLRAIHTVNTAQPVRRGGQ; encoded by the coding sequence ATGTCAGCCGATCAATCCTCTGGGGATCCTTTGAACGACGCAGCCGATTTGCCCCGCGTGTCCGTTGTGATCCCGGCGTACAACGAGGAGAGCGTCATCCGGCAGTGCCTCATCGCTGCCATCTACCAGTCCGTGCCCGCGCACGAAATCATCGTGGTGGACAACCTCTCCACGGACCGGACCGCCGCCATTGTCCGGCAGATGCAGCTGGAGTACCCGGAAAGTCCCATCCTGTTGCTGACCCAGGACAGCGAGCAGGGCCTCATCCCCACCCGGAACTTCGGGCTCGACCACGCCACGGGGGACGTCCTGGGCAGGATTGACGCGGACTCGGTGGTGGAGCCGGACTGGGTGGAGCAGGTCCAGAAGGCATTCCAGGACCACTCGGTGCAGGCGGCCACAGGCCCGGTGGTCTACTACGACATGCCCATGCGGCGCTTCGGGCTCAAGGCCGACGACAAGATGCGCCAGCTCATGCTGAAACTGGCGAAGCAGCAATACCACTTCCTGTTCGGATCCAACATGGCGCTGCGGTCCACCGCGTGGAACACCATCCGCGCCGAGACGTGCCGGGATGAAAAGGATGAGATGCACGAGGACATCGACTTGTCCCTGCACCTGGCCGAGCACGACCTCAAGGTCCAGTACTGGCCGCAGATGGTGTCCGGAATGTCCGCACGCCGCCTCGAGGACTCCCCGCGGGACTATCGCTATTACGTCACCCGGTTCGACCGCACGTACAAGGCGCACAACGTTAAAAAGATGGCGCTGAAGGCGCCCATGGTGGTCTTCTTTTCGGTCTACTTTCCCGCCAAGCTGCTGCGGGCCATCCATACGGTCAACACGGCCCAGCCGGTCCGGCGCGGCGGCCAGTAG
- a CDS encoding DNA-3-methyladenine glycosylase I, whose product MSPSADLIVGDDGLARPAWASTDPLMRTYYDQEWGLPVRDEHGLYERICLEGFQAGLSWATILRKRPAFRAAFADFNPDAVALYTDGDVNRLMQDSGIVRNRLKIIATIKNARATIALREEGGLVDFVWGFQPASTPQPLAHADIPTQSVESVALSKALRRKGFAFVGPTTMFALMEAIGMVDTHLVDSHRRGSSGVWPLPS is encoded by the coding sequence ATGTCACCAAGCGCTGACCTCATAGTGGGCGACGACGGCCTGGCACGGCCGGCGTGGGCCTCAACGGATCCGCTGATGCGGACCTACTACGACCAGGAATGGGGCCTGCCCGTCCGCGATGAGCACGGCCTGTACGAACGGATCTGCCTGGAGGGCTTCCAGGCAGGGCTGTCCTGGGCCACGATCCTCCGGAAGCGGCCGGCGTTCCGCGCCGCTTTCGCCGACTTCAATCCCGATGCCGTGGCGTTGTACACGGACGGCGACGTGAACCGCCTCATGCAGGACTCCGGCATTGTCCGGAACCGGCTGAAGATTATTGCCACCATCAAGAATGCCCGCGCCACCATCGCCTTGCGGGAAGAGGGCGGCCTGGTGGACTTCGTCTGGGGATTCCAGCCGGCATCCACCCCACAACCCTTGGCGCACGCGGACATCCCCACGCAGTCGGTGGAATCGGTAGCTCTGTCCAAAGCCCTTCGCCGGAAGGGGTTCGCGTTCGTGGGCCCCACCACCATGTTCGCCCTCATGGAAGCCATCGGCATGGTGGACACACACCTTGTGGACAGCCACCGACGCGGCTCGTCGGGCGTGTGGCCACTGCCGTCCTGA
- a CDS encoding rhomboid family intramembrane serine protease — protein sequence MSYGIPSAEPSAQVPVCPRHPDRPSYVRCQRCGRPACPDCQRAAAVGFQCVDCVNETRRTTPEVRSVYGGAVATGKPMVTFGIIAACAVLYVLQWIIPNDAVYQSLGFANIYAEPRYGQFEPWRMLTAAFLHSQGFILHIALNMYMLWIFGQALEPLLGRVRFLAVYLLSALGGSVGYLLLTPLYVPGQPLYGVVGASGAIFGLFGAMLLVQRQRGGDTRQLWILIAINGAIGFLVPQIAWQAHLGGLVTGALCAAVIAYTPRGPRRGVLQAVGLLAVLALLAAAVWVRVTI from the coding sequence ATGAGCTACGGAATTCCGTCGGCCGAGCCGTCCGCCCAGGTCCCGGTATGCCCCCGGCACCCTGACAGGCCCTCCTATGTGCGCTGCCAGAGGTGCGGGCGTCCCGCATGCCCCGACTGCCAGCGGGCGGCCGCCGTCGGATTCCAATGCGTTGACTGCGTCAACGAAACAAGGCGTACGACGCCGGAAGTCCGGTCCGTCTATGGCGGCGCCGTAGCCACGGGCAAGCCCATGGTGACGTTCGGGATCATCGCCGCCTGTGCGGTGCTGTACGTCCTTCAGTGGATCATCCCCAACGACGCCGTCTACCAAAGCCTGGGCTTTGCCAACATCTACGCCGAACCGCGGTACGGCCAGTTTGAGCCGTGGCGGATGCTCACGGCAGCATTCCTGCATTCCCAGGGATTCATCCTGCACATCGCCTTGAACATGTACATGTTGTGGATCTTCGGGCAGGCACTGGAGCCCCTCCTGGGCCGGGTCCGTTTCCTGGCGGTGTACCTGCTGTCCGCCCTGGGTGGTTCAGTGGGATATCTGCTCCTCACTCCCCTCTACGTGCCCGGCCAGCCCCTGTACGGGGTGGTAGGCGCCTCCGGTGCCATCTTCGGCCTCTTTGGTGCGATGCTCCTGGTGCAGCGCCAGCGCGGCGGGGATACACGACAGCTGTGGATCCTGATTGCCATCAACGGTGCCATTGGCTTCCTGGTCCCGCAGATCGCCTGGCAGGCCCACCTTGGCGGCCTGGTCACGGGAGCCTTGTGCGCCGCCGTGATCGCTTACACGCCGCGGGGTCCCCGGCGTGGTGTTCTCCAGGCCGTGGGCCTGCTTGCGGTCCTGGCGCTCCTTGCAGCGGCAGTATGGGTGCGCGTCACCATCTGA
- a CDS encoding cell division protein CrgA — protein sequence MPESKPRKKTASTAEKAAPDAYKPNPVWFKPVMFGLMIIGLFWIITFYISEGRFPVQPWGSWNIVAGFGIAIVGFMMTTRWRS from the coding sequence GTGCCCGAGTCAAAGCCCCGTAAGAAGACCGCCAGCACCGCCGAAAAGGCTGCACCGGACGCCTACAAGCCGAATCCTGTGTGGTTCAAGCCGGTCATGTTCGGGCTGATGATCATCGGCCTGTTCTGGATCATCACGTTCTACATCAGCGAGGGCCGTTTCCCCGTTCAGCCGTGGGGCTCCTGGAACATCGTGGCCGGCTTCGGCATCGCCATCGTGGGCTTCATGATGACGACGCGCTGGCGCTCCTGA
- the gyrB gene encoding DNA topoisomerase (ATP-hydrolyzing) subunit B → MANDNTDILAVDPAAGDAGGPDATAEAATPREYGASDITVLEGLEAVRKRPGMYIGSTGPRGLHHLVYEVVDNSVDEALAGYCSHIEIVLQADGGVKVVDDGRGIPVDMHPTEHKPTVEVVMTILHAGGKFGGGGYAVSGGLHGVGISVVNALSSRVDTEVRRQGHVWRMSFANGGKPQGSLVQGEETERTGTTQTFYPDAEIFETTEFDFETLRARFQQMAFLNKGLRITLTDERAATEEEADADPDLDGMVTEGEINAEHRTVVYQYDEGLLDYVKHLNSGKKVDVVHEDVIAFETEDKDRKIALEMAMQWTNAYSESVHTYANTINTHEGGTHEEGFRAAMTSLVNRYAREKGIIKEKDDNLTGDDIREGLTAVISVKLSEPQFEGQTKTKLGNSEVKGFVQRVVTDGLGDWLERNPGPARDVIRKAISAAQARMAARKARDNARRKSPLESFGMPGKLSDCSSKDPEKCEVYIVEGDSAGGSAKRGRNPETQAILPLRGKILNVERARLDKALGNAEVQSMITAFGTGIGEDFDLAKLRYHKIVLMADADVDGQHITTLLMTLLFRYMRPLIENGYVYLAQPPLYRIKWSNAPHDYVYSDRERDAKLVSGQAAGRRIPKDNGIQRYKGLGEMDYTELWDTTMDPDNRTLLQVTMDDALAADQIFSVLMGEDVESRRNFIQQNAKDVRFLDI, encoded by the coding sequence GTGGCTAACGACAATACAGATATTCTGGCAGTTGACCCCGCAGCCGGCGATGCCGGCGGTCCTGACGCAACGGCGGAAGCGGCCACCCCACGGGAGTACGGCGCCAGTGACATCACTGTCCTCGAAGGCCTGGAAGCGGTGCGCAAGCGCCCCGGCATGTACATCGGTTCCACCGGCCCGCGCGGCCTCCACCACCTGGTCTACGAAGTGGTGGACAACTCGGTCGATGAAGCGCTGGCTGGCTACTGCAGCCACATCGAGATCGTCCTGCAGGCCGACGGCGGCGTCAAAGTGGTGGATGACGGCCGCGGTATTCCCGTGGATATGCACCCCACCGAGCACAAGCCCACGGTTGAAGTGGTCATGACCATCCTGCACGCCGGCGGTAAGTTCGGTGGCGGCGGTTATGCAGTATCCGGCGGCCTCCACGGCGTTGGTATTTCCGTGGTGAACGCCCTTTCCAGCCGGGTGGATACAGAGGTCCGCCGGCAGGGGCACGTCTGGCGGATGTCCTTCGCCAACGGCGGCAAGCCCCAAGGCAGCCTGGTCCAGGGCGAGGAAACGGAACGCACCGGAACCACGCAGACCTTCTACCCCGATGCGGAGATCTTCGAAACCACCGAGTTCGATTTTGAAACACTCCGCGCACGCTTCCAGCAGATGGCCTTCCTCAACAAGGGCCTGCGCATCACCCTTACCGATGAGCGCGCGGCCACCGAGGAAGAAGCCGACGCCGATCCGGACCTGGACGGCATGGTCACCGAAGGCGAAATCAACGCCGAGCACCGCACGGTCGTGTACCAGTACGACGAAGGCCTGCTGGACTACGTCAAGCACCTGAACTCCGGCAAGAAGGTCGATGTGGTCCACGAGGACGTCATCGCTTTCGAAACGGAGGACAAGGACCGCAAGATCGCGCTGGAAATGGCGATGCAGTGGACGAATGCCTACTCCGAGAGTGTCCACACCTACGCGAATACCATCAATACCCACGAAGGCGGCACCCACGAAGAGGGTTTCCGCGCTGCCATGACGTCCCTTGTCAACCGTTACGCCCGGGAAAAGGGCATCATCAAGGAAAAGGACGACAACCTCACCGGAGACGACATCCGTGAGGGACTGACGGCCGTCATTTCGGTGAAGCTCTCCGAGCCGCAGTTCGAAGGCCAGACCAAGACGAAGCTCGGCAACTCCGAGGTCAAGGGCTTCGTCCAGCGTGTAGTCACGGACGGCCTGGGTGACTGGCTGGAACGCAACCCCGGCCCGGCCCGCGATGTCATCCGGAAGGCCATCTCGGCCGCCCAGGCACGCATGGCAGCACGGAAGGCCCGCGACAACGCCCGGCGGAAGAGCCCGCTGGAATCCTTCGGCATGCCCGGAAAGCTCTCCGACTGCTCGTCCAAGGACCCGGAAAAGTGCGAGGTCTACATTGTGGAGGGTGACTCCGCAGGCGGTTCCGCCAAGCGCGGCCGCAACCCCGAGACCCAGGCGATCCTTCCGTTGCGCGGCAAGATCCTCAACGTAGAACGCGCGCGCCTTGATAAGGCCCTTGGCAACGCCGAAGTGCAGTCCATGATCACGGCTTTCGGCACGGGTATCGGCGAGGACTTCGACCTCGCCAAGCTGCGGTACCACAAGATCGTGCTGATGGCCGATGCCGATGTTGACGGCCAGCACATCACCACACTGCTGATGACGCTGCTGTTCCGCTACATGCGGCCCCTGATCGAGAACGGCTACGTTTACCTTGCGCAGCCCCCGCTGTACCGAATCAAGTGGTCCAACGCCCCGCACGACTACGTCTACAGCGACCGCGAACGCGACGCCAAACTGGTCTCCGGCCAGGCAGCCGGCCGCCGCATCCCCAAGGACAACGGCATCCAGCGTTACAAGGGCCTCGGTGAAATGGACTACACGGAACTGTGGGACACCACCATGGATCCGGACAACCGGACACTGCTCCAGGTCACCATGGACGACGCCCTCGCAGCCGACCAGATCTTCTCGGTGCTGATGGGCGAAGACGTGGAGTCACGGCGCAACTTCATTCAGCAGAACGCCAAGGACGTCAGGTTCCTCGATATCTAG
- a CDS encoding DLW-39 family protein, with product MKKLLVLAAAIAGVLLYRKAQESEARKDVWSKSTDTVN from the coding sequence GTGAAGAAGTTGCTTGTACTGGCAGCGGCGATCGCAGGCGTTCTGCTCTACCGGAAGGCACAGGAATCCGAAGCCCGGAAAGATGTCTGGAGCAAGTCCACCGACACGGTGAACTAG
- a CDS encoding DMT family transporter, which produces MTLFIAAMGVLGVASSGPLIAATLGATSVSALAIAFWRNAIAAVVMAGPTLVREPRRFGSITGREFRWSLLAAVALALHFACFITSLQLTSVAAATALVCLQSAWIAIFQLLRGTRHRWQVLAGLGIAFGGVVAITGFDMGSSPEALLGDMLALAGGALAGLYTLAGGKARQSMTTGTYTALCYGMCAALVAVLALATGQPLAGFDAGGWLGILAITVCAQLVGHTAFNHLLATMSPLLVSMIILLEIPGAAFLASVFLGETLPAGTYAGLGLIMVGLAVVVAGQRSGRARLRIKAPGDEPASDRIAELGTD; this is translated from the coding sequence GTGACCCTGTTCATTGCAGCCATGGGTGTCCTGGGCGTTGCATCGTCCGGGCCGCTGATCGCAGCCACCCTTGGGGCCACCAGCGTCAGTGCCCTGGCCATCGCCTTCTGGCGCAACGCCATCGCAGCGGTGGTGATGGCAGGTCCCACCCTGGTCCGAGAGCCGCGCAGGTTCGGCAGCATCACCGGACGCGAGTTCCGCTGGTCCCTTCTTGCCGCCGTCGCCCTCGCCCTGCACTTCGCCTGCTTCATCACCTCCCTCCAGCTCACGTCCGTGGCCGCCGCTACGGCGCTCGTGTGCCTGCAGTCGGCCTGGATTGCCATCTTCCAGCTGCTGCGCGGCACCCGGCACCGCTGGCAGGTGCTTGCAGGGCTGGGGATCGCTTTCGGTGGGGTCGTCGCCATCACAGGATTCGACATGGGGTCGTCTCCGGAGGCGCTGCTCGGTGACATGCTGGCGCTGGCCGGCGGAGCCTTGGCGGGGCTGTACACGCTGGCGGGCGGCAAGGCCCGGCAAAGCATGACCACCGGCACCTACACGGCGCTCTGCTACGGCATGTGTGCGGCCTTGGTGGCGGTGCTCGCCCTGGCCACAGGGCAGCCGCTCGCCGGGTTCGACGCCGGAGGCTGGCTGGGGATCCTCGCCATCACAGTGTGCGCCCAACTGGTGGGGCATACCGCCTTCAATCACCTCCTGGCGACCATGAGCCCGCTGCTGGTCTCCATGATCATCCTGCTGGAGATTCCCGGCGCAGCCTTCCTGGCGTCTGTGTTCCTTGGTGAGACCCTGCCGGCGGGGACCTACGCCGGGCTGGGCCTGATCATGGTGGGGCTCGCCGTCGTGGTGGCCGGGCAAAGGTCCGGAAGGGCACGGCTCCGGATCAAGGCACCCGGCGACGAACCGGCGTCGGACCGGATCGCGGAGCTCGGTACGGACTAG
- a CDS encoding DUF3566 domain-containing protein — MSNSDSFPKPNSTVPDGNRPSAAPRVNAPVRPQQRPSAPAGAPGQRPSVPGQRPSQPGQGSQQGQRPAQGQRPASAGPRPQGAPGQGGPGLVKPAPKAKARRARLLISKVDPWSVLKMAFLLSVALGIVTVVAAIVLWTVLDLTGIFDQVDSLLGTLAGSEGGGFELKKVASLGQVASFATIIAVVNVVLLTALSMLSAVLYNISATLVGGIGVTLTDD, encoded by the coding sequence GTGAGTAATTCCGACTCATTTCCCAAGCCGAACAGCACCGTTCCCGATGGTAACCGGCCCTCGGCGGCACCCCGGGTGAATGCCCCAGTCCGTCCGCAGCAGCGCCCCTCCGCGCCAGCAGGTGCCCCCGGCCAGCGTCCCTCGGTTCCCGGCCAGCGCCCGTCCCAGCCCGGCCAGGGAAGCCAGCAGGGCCAGCGTCCGGCCCAGGGACAACGCCCCGCCTCTGCCGGACCGCGCCCGCAGGGTGCCCCGGGCCAAGGCGGTCCGGGCCTCGTGAAGCCGGCGCCAAAGGCCAAGGCACGCCGTGCCCGCCTGCTCATCAGCAAGGTGGACCCCTGGTCCGTCCTGAAGATGGCGTTCCTGCTCTCTGTGGCCCTGGGTATCGTCACCGTCGTGGCGGCCATCGTGCTGTGGACCGTCCTGGACCTTACGGGCATCTTCGACCAGGTGGACAGCCTGCTCGGCACGCTGGCAGGTTCCGAGGGCGGCGGCTTCGAACTGAAGAAGGTGGCCTCGCTGGGCCAGGTGGCCTCCTTCGCCACGATCATTGCCGTGGTGAACGTGGTCCTGCTGACCGCGTTGTCCATGCTCTCGGCTGTTCTCTACAACATCTCTGCCACCTTGGTGGGCGGCATCGGCGTAACCCTCACCGACGATTAG
- the gyrA gene encoding DNA gyrase subunit A, giving the protein MSDETRENPATDAGNPETVLEGDVLIDRVEQVDLQTEMQRSYLDYAMAVIVGRALPDVRDGLKPVHRRVLYAMFDGGYRPDRSFNKCARVVGEVMGQYHPHGDTAIYDALVRLIQDWTMRYPLALGQGNFGSPGNDGAAAPRYTETKMAPLAMEMVRDIDEETVDFQDNYDGKNQEPTILPARFPNLLVNGSSGIAVGMATNIPPHNLREVADGVQWYLANPAATREELLEELLRRVKGPDFPTGATILGHKGIEDAYRTGRGSVTMRAVVNVEELQNRTCLVVTELPYQANPDNLAIKIAELVKDGKIQGIADLRDETSGRTGQRLVIVLKRDAVAKVVLNNLYKHTELQSNFSANMLAIVDGVPRTLSLDAFIRHWVTHQMDVIARRTRYRLRKAEEEAHILRALLKALDMLDEVIALIRASNTTEAARDGLMELLDIDELQARAILDMQLRRLAALERQKIQDRHSELEALIAEYNAILASEERQREIISTELGEIVDKHGDDRRTKILMGFDGDMSMEDLIPEEEMVVTITRGGYVKRTRSDNYRSQQRGGKGIKGAQLRGDDVVEHFFVTTTHHWLLFFTNLGRVYRAKAYELMEAGRDAKGQHVANLLAFQPDEHIAQVLDLKDYQQSPYLVLATKRGLVKKTRLEDYDTNRSAGVIAINLRDGDELVSAQLVSETDDLFLVSRMGQSIRFTATDDALRPMGRATSGVTGMKFREDDELLAADVVTDGSFVFIVTEGGYAKRTAVEEYRLQGRGGLGIKVGKYQEERGHLVGALIVQEEDEVLVVMEGGKVVRSSVAGVPAKGRDTMGVIFAKPDKNDRIIEVARNSERGLEDEESAEDDVTLAEESPAFVSEDASGDAEPNDDNTEVTE; this is encoded by the coding sequence ATGAGTGACGAAACACGCGAGAACCCGGCCACCGACGCCGGGAATCCGGAGACCGTTCTTGAAGGCGATGTGCTGATTGACCGTGTGGAGCAGGTGGACCTGCAGACGGAAATGCAGCGGTCCTACCTGGACTACGCCATGGCCGTCATCGTGGGACGAGCCCTCCCGGACGTCCGGGACGGACTCAAGCCCGTGCACCGCCGCGTTCTCTACGCGATGTTCGACGGCGGCTACAGGCCTGACCGTTCGTTCAACAAGTGTGCCCGCGTGGTGGGTGAGGTCATGGGCCAGTACCACCCGCACGGTGACACCGCGATCTACGACGCCCTGGTCCGCCTCATCCAGGACTGGACCATGCGGTACCCGCTGGCCCTCGGCCAGGGCAACTTCGGCTCGCCGGGCAACGACGGCGCGGCCGCCCCCCGTTACACCGAAACCAAGATGGCCCCCCTGGCCATGGAGATGGTGCGGGACATCGACGAGGAAACCGTCGACTTCCAGGACAACTACGACGGCAAGAACCAGGAACCCACCATCCTGCCGGCCCGTTTCCCCAACCTGCTGGTCAACGGATCCTCGGGTATCGCCGTCGGCATGGCCACCAACATTCCGCCGCACAACCTGCGCGAAGTGGCGGACGGCGTGCAGTGGTACCTGGCCAATCCGGCAGCCACCCGCGAGGAGCTGCTGGAGGAACTCCTTCGCCGCGTGAAGGGACCGGATTTCCCCACCGGCGCCACCATCCTCGGCCACAAGGGCATCGAGGATGCATACCGTACGGGCCGCGGCTCGGTCACCATGCGTGCCGTGGTCAATGTCGAGGAGCTGCAGAACCGCACCTGCCTGGTGGTCACCGAACTGCCGTACCAGGCCAACCCGGACAACCTGGCCATCAAGATCGCCGAACTGGTCAAGGACGGCAAGATCCAGGGCATTGCCGACCTCCGCGATGAGACGTCCGGCCGTACCGGCCAGCGCCTGGTCATTGTCCTCAAGCGCGACGCCGTAGCCAAGGTTGTACTGAACAACCTCTACAAGCACACGGAACTGCAGAGCAACTTCTCGGCCAACATGCTGGCCATCGTGGACGGCGTCCCGCGTACCCTGAGCCTGGATGCCTTCATCCGGCACTGGGTTACGCACCAGATGGACGTCATTGCACGCCGGACCCGCTACCGCCTGCGCAAGGCCGAAGAGGAAGCGCACATCCTGCGGGCGCTGCTGAAGGCACTGGACATGCTGGACGAGGTCATCGCCCTGATCCGCGCTTCCAACACCACCGAAGCAGCCCGCGACGGCCTGATGGAACTGCTGGACATCGACGAACTGCAGGCCCGGGCCATCCTGGACATGCAGCTGCGGCGCCTGGCAGCACTGGAACGCCAGAAGATCCAGGACAGGCACTCCGAACTCGAAGCCCTGATTGCCGAATACAACGCGATCCTCGCTTCCGAAGAGCGCCAGCGCGAGATCATCAGCACCGAGCTGGGCGAAATCGTGGACAAGCACGGCGACGACCGCCGCACCAAGATCCTCATGGGTTTCGACGGTGACATGTCCATGGAAGACCTCATCCCCGAAGAGGAGATGGTGGTAACCATCACCCGCGGCGGCTACGTCAAGCGGACGCGGAGCGACAACTACCGTTCCCAGCAGCGCGGTGGCAAGGGCATCAAGGGTGCCCAGCTGCGGGGCGACGACGTGGTGGAACACTTCTTCGTCACCACCACGCACCACTGGCTCCTGTTCTTCACCAACCTGGGCCGGGTCTACCGCGCCAAGGCTTATGAGCTGATGGAAGCCGGCCGCGATGCCAAGGGCCAGCACGTGGCCAACCTGCTGGCTTTCCAGCCCGATGAGCACATCGCCCAGGTGCTGGACCTGAAGGACTACCAGCAATCGCCGTACCTGGTGCTGGCCACCAAGCGGGGGCTGGTGAAGAAGACCAGGCTGGAGGACTACGACACCAACCGCTCCGCCGGCGTCATCGCCATCAACCTGCGCGACGGCGACGAACTGGTCTCCGCCCAGCTGGTCTCGGAGACCGACGACCTGTTCCTGGTATCCCGCATGGGCCAGTCCATCCGCTTCACCGCCACTGACGATGCGCTGCGCCCCATGGGACGCGCCACATCCGGCGTTACCGGCATGAAGTTCCGCGAGGATGATGAACTGCTGGCCGCCGATGTTGTCACCGACGGTTCCTTCGTGTTCATCGTGACCGAGGGCGGCTACGCCAAGCGCACCGCCGTGGAGGAATACCGCCTTCAGGGCCGCGGTGGCCTGGGCATCAAGGTTGGCAAATACCAGGAAGAACGCGGGCACCTGGTGGGCGCCCTGATCGTCCAGGAAGAGGATGAAGTCCTGGTGGTCATGGAGGGCGGCAAGGTTGTCCGTTCCTCCGTCGCCGGGGTCCCTGCAAAGGGACGCGACACCATGGGCGTCATCTTTGCCAAGCCGGACAAGAACGACCGCATCATCGAGGTTGCCCGCAACAGCGAACGTGGCCTCGAGGACGAAGAATCAGCAGAGGATGACGTAACGTTGGCTGAAGAATCACCGGCCTTTGTGTCAGAGGACGCCTCGGGCGACGCTGAGCCGAACGACGACAACACGGAGGTAACCGAGTGA
- a CDS encoding class E sortase has protein sequence MVLQEKARPAAPPTAGVVILRGAVQVVGELLITAGVILLLFVAWQLWWTNVESDAKQSEVIKEFAQDLGAAPAPAPTAPPAEGEDFGEPVVGAAPGHAGTIGIMYIPRFGPNYTRPIVQGTSQDVLDTLGLGHYDSTAMPGAVGNFAVAGHRQTHGAVLDNIHTLVPGDKIYVQTKDGYYTYVFRNNQIVMPSRTDVLAPVPTLQGVAPTERFLTMTSCNPRFGAEERIIAYALMDSWRPGSAGPPAEIAAQVAAAIGKG, from the coding sequence GTGGTATTGCAGGAGAAGGCGAGGCCCGCCGCCCCGCCCACTGCCGGCGTCGTCATCCTTCGCGGAGCTGTACAGGTTGTTGGTGAATTGCTCATCACCGCCGGTGTAATCCTCTTGCTGTTCGTGGCATGGCAGCTGTGGTGGACCAACGTTGAGTCCGACGCCAAGCAGAGCGAAGTCATCAAGGAATTCGCCCAGGACCTCGGCGCTGCACCGGCTCCGGCGCCCACAGCCCCGCCCGCAGAGGGCGAGGATTTCGGTGAGCCCGTGGTGGGTGCCGCCCCCGGCCACGCCGGAACCATCGGCATCATGTACATCCCGAGGTTCGGCCCCAACTACACCCGGCCCATCGTGCAGGGAACCAGCCAGGATGTCCTGGACACCCTTGGCCTGGGCCACTACGACTCGACTGCCATGCCGGGGGCCGTAGGAAACTTCGCCGTTGCCGGCCACCGGCAAACCCACGGTGCGGTACTGGATAACATCCACACGCTGGTACCGGGAGACAAGATCTACGTCCAGACCAAGGACGGCTACTACACCTACGTTTTCCGGAACAACCAGATCGTGATGCCCTCCCGCACCGACGTCCTGGCCCCGGTGCCCACCCTCCAGGGCGTGGCCCCCACGGAAAGGTTCCTCACCATGACCAGCTGCAACCCGCGGTTCGGTGCGGAGGAACGCATCATCGCCTACGCCCTGATGGACAGTTGGCGCCCCGGCTCCGCCGGACCGCCCGCAGAAATAGCCGCGCAGGTGGCGGCCGCGATCGGGAAGGGCTGA
- a CDS encoding peptidylprolyl isomerase, translating to MTAIATAKATIHTSLGDIVVNLFGNHAPKTVKNFVGLATGEQDWTHPETGEAKTGTPLYNGTIFHRIIKDFMIQAGDPLGRGTGGPGYRFDDEIHPELSFNQPYKLAMANAGIQMGKGTNGSQFFITTIPTDWLQGKHSIFGEVADDESKKVVDAIEGVRTGMGDRPVEDVTINSIDIEQL from the coding sequence ATGACTGCCATCGCAACCGCAAAAGCAACCATCCACACCAGCCTCGGCGACATCGTGGTAAACCTCTTCGGCAACCACGCGCCCAAGACCGTCAAGAACTTCGTTGGACTCGCCACCGGCGAGCAGGACTGGACCCACCCGGAGACGGGCGAGGCCAAGACCGGCACCCCGCTGTACAACGGAACCATCTTCCACCGCATCATCAAGGACTTCATGATCCAGGCCGGCGACCCGCTGGGCCGCGGCACCGGCGGCCCCGGCTACCGCTTTGACGACGAGATCCACCCCGAACTGAGCTTCAACCAGCCATACAAGCTGGCCATGGCGAACGCCGGCATCCAGATGGGCAAGGGCACCAACGGTTCCCAGTTCTTCATCACCACCATCCCCACCGACTGGCTGCAGGGCAAGCACAGCATCTTCGGTGAAGTGGCTGACGACGAATCCAAGAAGGTCGTTGACGCTATCGAGGGCGTCCGCACCGGCATGGGCGACCGCCCGGTGGAGGATGTCACCATCAACAGCATCGATATCGAACAGCTGTAA